Within the Pseudomonas orientalis genome, the region ACCCCAGAGCGGCAAGCTGTGGACGGCGGTGAACGAACGCGATGAGATCGGCAGTGACCTGGTGCCGGACTACATCACCTCAGTCAAGGATGGCGCCTTCTACGGCTGGCCTTTCAGCTACTACGGCCAACATGTGGATGTGCGCGTCACCCCGCAAAACCCGCAACTGGTGGCCAAAGCCATTGCGCCGGACTATGCGGTCGGCCCGCATACCGCGTCGCTGGGGCTGACCTTCGCCACCGGCAACAAACTTCCTGCGCAGTTCAGCAACGGTGCGTTCATCGGCCAGCATGGCTCGTGGAATCGCAAGCCGCACAGCGGCTACAAGGTGATTTTCGTGCCGTTCGAGGGCGGGCAGCCTAAGGGCAAGCCGGTGGATGTGCTGACCGGGTTCCTCGATAAAGATGAGAACGCCATGGGCCGGCCGGTGGGCGTGGTGATCGATCAGCAAGGGGATTTGCTGGTGGCGGATGATGTGGGGAACAAGGTGTGGCGGGTGTCTGCTGCCAAATAAATATTTCCGAGACAGATACAAAACCAATGTGGGAGGGGGCTTGCCCCCGATGGCGGTGGGTCAGCTGAAAATTTATCAACTGACCCTCCCTCATCGGGGGCAAGCCCCCTCCCACATTTGAATCGGGTCTATGTCTGATTCAGGGATTGCGTGCCAGGTTGGCCGGCAGTACGCGCTTGGCACTCAGGTAAGCATTCTGCCAATACGCCTTGGACAGCGTGTCCAGCTTCACTGTACCGCCGGTCTGCGGTGCGTGCACAAAACGGCCCTCGCCCACGTAGATCCCGGCGTGGCTGACCCGCGAACCGCCACCGGTGGCAAAGAACAACAGGTCACCGGTTTGCAGGTTCTGCTCGCTGACGTCCTGAGCACGCATCACGATCAACTCGCGGGTAGTGCGCGGCAAGGTGATACCGGCTGCGTCACGGTAGACAAAACCAATCAGCCCGCTGCAATCAAAGCCCGAGTCCGGGGTGTTGCCGCCCCAGCGATACGGCGTGCCCACCAGGCCCAGCGCGCGGAAGAGCACGTCTTCAGCGGCAGGCGAGAAATTCTGGGTCGAATAGTTGAACACCGGCTTGGGCTTGACCGCTACGGGAGCGGGCGGCGGTGGACGGTTCGCGCAGGCGCTGAGGAGCGCGGCGCAAACAAGCAGAATGAGGCGGGCCGAGGTCGACATGTGCAGAACAATCCTGGACTGGATGCGGCTTTCGCTGCCGAACGCTGAAAACCAGAACGCGCAAGCAGGGCTCGCG harbors:
- a CDS encoding C40 family peptidase, with translation MSTSARLILLVCAALLSACANRPPPPAPVAVKPKPVFNYSTQNFSPAAEDVLFRALGLVGTPYRWGGNTPDSGFDCSGLIGFVYRDAAGITLPRTTRELIVMRAQDVSEQNLQTGDLLFFATGGGSRVSHAGIYVGEGRFVHAPQTGGTVKLDTLSKAYWQNAYLSAKRVLPANLARNP